Proteins co-encoded in one Dehalogenimonas sp. WBC-2 genomic window:
- the czcD gene encoding CzcD (cobalt/zinc/cadmium resistance protein CzcD) — protein sequence MAESKKQPSIIQVSANMHQHTHPSTGSRLKLGIIISCFILAAEVTGGLVSNSLALLSDAGHVFADIVALSLSAYALRQAQRPANHRMTFGYHRLGVVVAMVNAVAIFGIAGFIIYEAVKRLQTPLEVDSPVMLLVAAAGLIANLVVAFWLREAQKDNLNIKSAFWHVLGDALASVGVIIGALIIMFTGFAAADAIVSVIIALIIAISAWGILSEAVAVLLEATPSHIRLEELTATLRSIPGVEEIHDLHVWSLTPQLHALSSHIVIADRLTSETAHIRSSVEKMLTERYSISHTTLQIECRSCAPGGLPCTLEPGACPLSPHRKSDEHKNGR from the coding sequence ATGGCGGAGTCAAAAAAACAACCGTCCATAATACAAGTGAGCGCCAATATGCACCAGCACACCCATCCCAGCACCGGCAGCCGCCTGAAACTGGGCATCATTATCTCATGCTTCATCCTTGCCGCTGAAGTCACTGGCGGTCTGGTTTCTAACAGTCTGGCCCTTTTATCTGACGCGGGTCATGTTTTTGCCGATATTGTAGCCCTGTCACTTTCAGCTTACGCCTTGCGGCAGGCACAACGCCCCGCCAATCATCGCATGACTTTCGGCTACCACAGGTTAGGGGTGGTAGTCGCCATGGTCAATGCCGTAGCCATCTTCGGCATCGCTGGATTCATCATCTATGAGGCGGTTAAGCGCTTACAGACACCTCTTGAAGTAGACAGCCCCGTCATGCTGCTGGTAGCCGCCGCAGGTCTTATCGCCAATCTGGTTGTTGCTTTCTGGCTGCGGGAAGCGCAGAAAGACAATCTGAACATTAAAAGTGCCTTCTGGCACGTCCTCGGTGACGCCCTGGCCTCCGTTGGCGTCATTATCGGAGCGCTGATCATCATGTTCACCGGCTTCGCCGCCGCCGATGCCATAGTCAGCGTTATCATCGCCCTCATAATCGCCATTTCGGCCTGGGGAATCCTCTCAGAGGCTGTTGCCGTGCTCCTTGAGGCTACACCCTCCCATATCCGCCTGGAAGAGCTGACCGCAACCTTGCGTTCCATCCCCGGTGTTGAAGAAATCCATGATCTGCATGTCTGGAGTCTGACGCCCCAACTTCACGCTCTGTCCAGCCATATCGTCATTGCCGACCGGCTGACATCGGAAACAGCCCATATCCGGTCCTCCGTTGAAAAAATGCTGACAGAGCGCTATAGCATCTCCCATACCACGTTGCAGATAGAATGCCGCTCTTGCGCTCCCGGTGGCCTGCCGTGCACTCTTGAACCCGGTGCCTGTCCTCTTTCGCCTCACCGCAAGTCCGATGAGCATAAGAACGGGAGATGA
- a CDS encoding phosphate transport regulator, with product MVKLSFMPREEKFFDLIEAGAANAVRIAEALKDLVEDWRDVSEKVSRIAELEHAGDSVTHQIIAMLHRSFVTPFDREDIALLAHSMDDVTDFIHSAADYMLLYKVGEPGPRVRVLADVIVAATKEIAAAAPKLRKTATMKNLLEHCIEINRLENQADQIFRAALVDLFEEHDMANVIKWREIYEAMESATDRCEDVANVFEGVALKNA from the coding sequence GTGGTTAAACTTTCCTTTATGCCCCGGGAAGAAAAATTCTTTGACCTTATTGAGGCCGGTGCGGCAAACGCGGTGCGTATCGCTGAGGCACTTAAAGATCTGGTTGAGGATTGGCGGGATGTCTCTGAAAAAGTGTCCAGGATAGCAGAACTGGAACATGCCGGAGATTCTGTTACCCATCAGATTATCGCCATGCTGCACCGCAGCTTTGTCACGCCGTTTGACCGGGAGGATATTGCCTTACTGGCTCACTCAATGGATGATGTGACCGATTTTATCCATTCTGCCGCGGACTATATGTTGCTTTATAAAGTGGGCGAACCGGGGCCCAGGGTGCGGGTTTTGGCAGATGTCATCGTGGCGGCCACCAAGGAAATCGCTGCCGCGGCGCCAAAGCTGCGCAAAACAGCTACCATGAAAAATCTTCTGGAGCATTGCATCGAGATCAACCGCTTGGAAAATCAGGCGGACCAAATATTCCGGGCGGCGCTGGTGGATCTTTTTGAAGAACATGACATGGCCAATGTTATTAAGTGGCGTGAAATCTATGAAGCCATGGAAAGCGCCACTGACCGCTGTGAGGATGTGGCCAATGTCTTTGAGGGAGTAGCGCTCAAGAATGCCTGA
- a CDS encoding hypothetical protein (Probable low-affinity inorganic phosphate transporter), which translates to MPDASLGLLILVIVLAIGLGFVNGMNDAANAIATVVGSRVLSPRVAVVVAAFANLAGAATGTAVAATIGKGILHPEFVTFNVIIAALAAIVIWGGAATYFGLPISLTHGLVSGLAFAGLAVAGFDGVNWAILGRIVTAVVSAPVLGFIGAFFLMLVVYWLFKDSLPARLRNIFSNGQVLSSAFMAYTHGKNDGQMPIGIITMALVIYTGNTGLWDGIPWWVIIVSAAAISSGTAIGGWRVMKTLGFRVTNLKPAQGFVAQTAAASVIELASNLGIPVSTTHAMSASIMGVGATRRFSAVRWSVAGNILTAWLVTFPICGAIAFAMASLLKLF; encoded by the coding sequence ATGCCTGATGCCTCGTTGGGCCTTTTAATACTGGTTATCGTGCTGGCTATCGGGCTTGGTTTTGTTAACGGTATGAATGATGCCGCCAATGCCATTGCTACCGTTGTTGGCAGCAGGGTATTGTCTCCCCGGGTTGCTGTTGTAGTTGCGGCTTTTGCCAACCTGGCCGGGGCGGCCACGGGAACGGCAGTGGCGGCAACTATCGGTAAAGGTATTCTTCATCCTGAATTTGTGACCTTTAATGTGATAATTGCGGCGCTGGCGGCTATTGTAATCTGGGGCGGTGCCGCGACATATTTCGGATTGCCTATCAGCCTGACGCACGGACTGGTGTCCGGTTTGGCGTTCGCCGGGTTGGCAGTGGCCGGGTTTGACGGTGTCAACTGGGCAATCCTGGGGCGTATCGTTACGGCGGTGGTGTCAGCACCGGTGCTGGGTTTCATCGGGGCCTTTTTCTTGATGCTGGTAGTATACTGGTTATTCAAAGACAGTTTGCCGGCACGGCTGCGTAACATCTTTTCCAACGGGCAGGTGCTCTCCTCCGCGTTTATGGCTTATACTCACGGCAAGAATGACGGCCAGATGCCGATAGGTATTATTACCATGGCATTGGTCATTTATACTGGCAACACCGGCCTGTGGGACGGCATTCCGTGGTGGGTTATTATCGTATCGGCGGCGGCCATCAGTTCCGGTACTGCCATTGGCGGCTGGCGGGTGATGAAAACCCTGGGGTTCCGGGTAACCAACCTGAAACCGGCTCAGGGTTTTGTGGCCCAAACAGCAGCAGCCAGTGTCATAGAACTGGCTTCAAATTTAGGTATCCCGGTCAGTACAACGCATGCCATGAGCGCCTCTATCATGGGCGTGGGGGCCACCCGGCGGTTCTCAGCGGTGCGCTGGAGTGTGGCAGGTAATATCCTGACGGCCTGGCTGGTGACATTTCCTATTTGCGGTGCCATTGCCTTTGCCATGGCTTCTTTGTTGAAACTGTTTTAG
- a CDS encoding guanylate kinase, whose product MSFSPPVPSPLLVVLSGPSGVGKDAVLGRMKSSRLPLRYVTTVTTRAQRPGEQDGLDYHFSSPEDFKKLIDQDELLEWAEVYGNYYGVPKAPVRSALNKGQDVVVKVDVQGAATIKKITPEAVFIFLLPPSLEELTRRLSRRLTESPETLKRRLDTAPKELGQLKMFDYFVVNHEDKIDQAVSEISAVITAEKSRTIPRCIIL is encoded by the coding sequence TTGAGCTTTAGTCCACCGGTACCTTCTCCTTTGCTGGTGGTATTATCCGGCCCTTCCGGCGTAGGTAAAGACGCGGTACTGGGACGGATGAAATCAAGCCGTTTACCTTTAAGATATGTCACCACCGTCACCACCCGGGCTCAGCGTCCCGGCGAACAGGACGGGTTAGACTACCACTTCTCCAGCCCGGAAGACTTCAAAAAGCTGATTGACCAGGATGAACTGTTAGAATGGGCAGAAGTCTACGGCAATTACTACGGTGTCCCCAAAGCACCGGTGCGGAGTGCTTTAAACAAGGGCCAAGATGTTGTGGTCAAGGTTGATGTCCAGGGTGCTGCCACTATTAAAAAGATCACCCCTGAGGCAGTTTTCATTTTCCTTCTGCCGCCATCACTTGAGGAACTTACCAGGCGTCTTTCGAGACGGCTCACCGAATCGCCGGAAACATTGAAACGCCGGCTGGATACCGCACCAAAGGAACTCGGCCAATTAAAGATGTTTGATTACTTCGTAGTTAATCATGAAGACAAGATAGACCAGGCGGTAAGTGAGATTTCGGCCGTTATCACTGCTGAAAAGTCGCGGACCATTCCCAGGTGTATTATTCTTTAA
- a CDS encoding DNA polymerase I produces MNKPSLVLFDASALVHRAYHAFKYSQQLSISKTGEVTSAVFGFTNILLKVLNDVKPDCYAIAFDRKGPTFRHELSTAYKAHRPETPPELIAQMSRVRQMVEAFGIPVFEQQGYEADDLLGTLACRAKDAGAEVIIVTGDADAMQLVNESVKVLYPKPGGTFSDTMVYDAEAVMGKFGVPPHRVADYKALVGDASDNISGVPGVGQKTAVKLLSEFDGIDAIYENIELIKPEKLRELLRREEAAARQSLILATIVTDLPIQFVLDECRISLFERDKVIPLLRELEFTSLINRLPQSGGVKETKASMAPVIQEHPVVECRYTLVDTVEKLAVLAKKLSNIEKLAIDTETTGLDTLSADLVGLSLAPAAGEGYYLPVGHVGVAGAQLELSQVIKMLGGIIADKNIPKIAHNAKFDLQILSRAGFTVKGLSFDTMLAAHLLGEKTLSLKGLAFSRLGVEMTPITMLIGEGKNQKCISGCELQETADYACADADMTFRLAELLAPELDRENQRKLFTEVEMPLVPIIGDMESAGIAIDADMLAKMSLRLGDQLAALEKEIHEHAGHPFNIASPKQLGEVLFGELHLPSGRKTQTGFCTDAAVLDELKDQHAIVRLILEYRTLSKLKSTYVDTLPQMVNMCDRRLHTSFNQARTATGRLSSSEPNLQNIPVRGELGREIRKAFVAPPGYLLLAADYSQIDLRALAHLSGDADLVKAFENDEDIHMTTATRLYNVSPGQVTPDMRRFAKTINFGVIYGMSGYGLEQATELSREESSRFIKTYFERYPGVTAYLEATKEQARSHGYVETILGRRRYIPDINASNRQVREAAERMAINMPVQGTSADIIKVAMLHVRREMDERKLKSRLLLQVHDELIFEVPQSELIFMSELAPRLMSGAVKLKVPLKVDLKYGANWGEME; encoded by the coding sequence ATGAACAAGCCCAGTCTAGTCCTTTTTGATGCCAGTGCATTGGTTCACCGGGCCTACCATGCTTTTAAGTACAGCCAGCAACTTTCAATAAGCAAGACCGGTGAGGTGACCAGCGCCGTTTTTGGGTTTACCAATATACTTCTCAAGGTGCTTAACGATGTAAAACCCGATTGCTATGCCATTGCTTTTGACCGCAAAGGTCCGACATTCAGGCACGAACTTTCGACAGCATATAAAGCCCATCGGCCCGAAACGCCTCCTGAACTCATTGCCCAGATGAGCAGGGTCAGGCAGATGGTGGAAGCTTTTGGCATACCGGTCTTTGAGCAGCAAGGTTATGAAGCCGATGATCTATTGGGCACACTTGCCTGCCGGGCTAAAGACGCCGGAGCAGAGGTAATCATTGTTACTGGTGACGCCGACGCTATGCAACTGGTAAATGAGTCGGTCAAGGTGCTATACCCCAAGCCCGGTGGTACTTTTTCCGATACTATGGTCTATGATGCGGAAGCGGTGATGGGCAAATTCGGGGTGCCGCCGCACCGGGTGGCTGATTATAAAGCACTCGTCGGCGATGCCTCCGACAATATTTCCGGTGTCCCCGGCGTCGGACAGAAAACAGCGGTTAAGCTGCTCTCCGAGTTTGACGGCATTGATGCCATCTATGAAAACATAGAATTGATCAAACCGGAAAAACTGCGCGAACTGCTCCGGCGTGAAGAGGCGGCGGCGCGGCAAAGCCTGATACTGGCAACCATAGTTACTGATCTTCCGATACAATTTGTCCTTGATGAGTGCCGTATCAGCCTTTTTGAACGTGACAAAGTTATTCCGCTACTGCGGGAATTGGAATTCACATCTCTGATCAACCGTCTGCCGCAATCCGGCGGAGTTAAAGAAACAAAGGCTTCCATGGCCCCTGTTATCCAGGAACATCCTGTCGTTGAGTGCCGCTATACGCTCGTAGATACCGTTGAAAAGCTGGCCGTACTTGCGAAAAAACTATCTAATATCGAAAAACTGGCTATTGATACAGAGACCACCGGTCTTGACACCCTTTCGGCAGATCTGGTTGGATTGTCATTGGCCCCGGCCGCGGGAGAAGGTTATTATCTGCCGGTAGGTCATGTTGGTGTCGCCGGCGCCCAATTAGAACTTAGCCAGGTTATTAAAATGCTGGGCGGCATTATAGCTGATAAAAATATCCCCAAAATCGCTCATAATGCCAAATTTGATCTTCAGATACTTAGCCGGGCTGGTTTTACGGTAAAGGGTCTCAGTTTTGATACCATGCTGGCGGCCCATCTGCTGGGTGAAAAAACGCTATCGCTTAAGGGATTGGCTTTCAGCCGCCTGGGTGTAGAGATGACTCCTATTACTATGCTTATCGGTGAAGGTAAAAATCAGAAATGTATCTCCGGATGTGAACTTCAGGAAACCGCGGATTATGCCTGTGCCGATGCGGATATGACCTTCCGTCTGGCGGAACTTTTGGCTCCGGAACTGGACCGGGAAAATCAGCGGAAGCTGTTTACTGAGGTGGAAATGCCGCTGGTGCCGATTATCGGGGATATGGAAAGCGCCGGTATCGCTATTGACGCCGATATGCTGGCAAAAATGTCATTGCGCCTGGGCGACCAGTTGGCAGCGCTTGAAAAAGAAATCCACGAGCATGCCGGTCATCCATTTAATATAGCCTCACCCAAACAGTTGGGTGAAGTGCTCTTTGGTGAGTTACATTTGCCTTCGGGTCGTAAGACCCAAACCGGGTTTTGTACTGACGCAGCGGTGCTGGATGAACTCAAAGACCAGCACGCAATTGTCCGGCTGATACTGGAATACCGCACCTTATCCAAGTTGAAATCAACTTATGTTGATACTTTACCGCAGATGGTGAATATGTGCGACAGGCGGCTGCATACCAGTTTCAATCAGGCGCGCACCGCCACCGGCCGGTTGTCATCCAGCGAACCTAATTTGCAGAATATTCCTGTGCGCGGTGAACTGGGAAGGGAGATCAGAAAAGCCTTTGTGGCTCCGCCGGGTTACCTGCTGCTGGCTGCTGATTATTCTCAGATTGATCTGCGGGCGCTGGCGCATTTATCAGGCGATGCTGATTTGGTTAAAGCTTTTGAGAATGATGAAGACATTCACATGACGACGGCTACCAGGCTGTATAATGTGTCTCCCGGTCAGGTAACTCCGGATATGAGACGTTTTGCCAAGACTATCAATTTCGGGGTAATTTATGGCATGAGCGGCTACGGTCTGGAACAAGCCACCGAACTTTCCCGTGAGGAATCTTCCAGGTTCATCAAGACCTATTTTGAGCGTTATCCCGGCGTTACAGCCTATCTTGAAGCTACCAAAGAGCAGGCTCGCTCACACGGTTACGTTGAGACGATACTAGGCCGACGGCGTTATATTCCAGACATCAATGCTTCTAACCGTCAGGTTCGTGAAGCGGCGGAACGCATGGCGATCAATATGCCGGTGCAGGGAACATCGGCGGATATCATCAAGGTGGCCATGCTGCATGTCAGACGGGAGATGGACGAGCGCAAGCTCAAAAGCCGGCTGTTACTACAGGTGCATGATGAACTTATCTTTGAAGTGCCTCAGTCTGAACTCATCTTCATGTCAGAATTAGCGCCGAGGCTGATGTCAGGCGCGGTCAAGCTGAAGGTGCCGTTAAAAGTAGATCTGAAATACGGCGCCAATTGGGGAGAAATGGAATAA
- a CDS encoding membrane-associated phospholipid phosphatase — protein sequence MRHFPIATYLLILFFFTLLAAYAHGVSPQGFDITLLNIVQGWQTSLLDQLMDGVAFIGETWPSIILAGFFVLWFWLKGYRREALGLVAALVAISLIGSMGKVIIDRTRPDGDQFSFVSGHTAYFTVLTGYLYYYISKVLRDSRWLGVWRAGLVLLLVLTAISRLYLNAHWPTDVLGGFLLGILILIPVMWRLENTSVSQNLI from the coding sequence TTGCGCCATTTTCCGATTGCTACTTATCTGTTGATACTATTTTTCTTCACATTGCTTGCCGCTTATGCTCATGGCGTTAGCCCTCAGGGCTTTGATATTACTTTATTGAATATCGTCCAGGGCTGGCAGACATCATTGCTTGACCAACTGATGGATGGTGTAGCTTTTATCGGTGAAACCTGGCCGTCAATTATTTTGGCTGGATTTTTTGTGCTCTGGTTCTGGCTCAAGGGATACCGCCGCGAGGCTTTGGGGTTGGTGGCGGCGCTAGTGGCAATTTCACTAATTGGGAGCATGGGCAAGGTCATTATTGACCGTACCCGTCCGGATGGGGACCAATTCAGTTTTGTCTCCGGTCACACGGCCTATTTTACAGTTTTAACCGGATATCTCTATTATTATATCAGTAAAGTTTTGAGGGATAGCCGATGGCTTGGGGTTTGGCGTGCCGGGCTGGTTCTATTGCTGGTACTGACCGCGATTTCACGTTTGTATCTTAATGCACACTGGCCGACTGACGTGCTGGGAGGGTTCCTGCTGGGAATCCTGATTCTGATACCGGTTATGTGGCGGCTGGAAAACACCAGTGTTTCCCAAAATCTGATCTGA
- a CDS encoding formamidopyrimidine-DNA glycosylase has product MPELPEVETVTNEIRPYVLGRMIENVEVFWPGTVRGHSADDFIARLKGQCVAGVFRRGKYIVWQLSSGEKLLTHLKMTGALIAARPDSEAPPYNRVQITLDDGTRIYFRDPRKFGRMKLISDNAVLEGIGPEPLEPEFTVEVFKSILRKRKSPIKPTLLDQTLIAGIGNMYADEALFEAKIHPLRPADSLTPPEYESLHHAIRRILTSAIASKGASISNYVRPGGELGQAHFSFKVAHKRGENCTRCGTPLDRIVVRGRGTYLCHECQRI; this is encoded by the coding sequence ATGCCTGAATTGCCCGAAGTTGAAACGGTAACCAATGAAATCCGTCCTTATGTCTTAGGCCGAATGATAGAAAACGTCGAAGTTTTCTGGCCCGGAACTGTCCGCGGACACTCTGCGGATGATTTTATTGCCAGACTCAAGGGGCAATGTGTAGCGGGTGTTTTTCGACGGGGTAAATACATTGTGTGGCAGCTTTCCAGCGGGGAAAAGTTGCTAACTCATCTCAAGATGACAGGTGCGCTCATCGCAGCCAGGCCGGATTCCGAAGCTCCTCCTTACAACCGGGTGCAGATAACTCTCGATGATGGAACAAGGATTTATTTCCGCGATCCGAGGAAATTTGGCCGGATGAAATTGATCAGTGATAATGCGGTTTTGGAAGGAATCGGGCCGGAACCTCTTGAACCGGAGTTCACCGTTGAAGTATTTAAATCAATCCTAAGAAAACGTAAAAGCCCGATTAAGCCGACCCTTCTTGATCAGACACTCATTGCCGGTATAGGCAACATGTACGCTGATGAGGCATTATTTGAAGCAAAAATTCACCCACTCCGCCCGGCGGACAGCCTCACGCCGCCGGAATATGAAAGTCTTCATCACGCCATCAGGCGCATATTAACCAGCGCCATCGCAAGCAAAGGCGCCAGTATCTCAAATTATGTCCGTCCCGGTGGTGAACTGGGACAGGCACATTTTTCTTTCAAAGTGGCCCATAAACGCGGTGAGAATTGTACCCGCTGCGGGACACCATTGGATAGAATAGTTGTCAGAGGCAGGGGAACATATCTTTGCCATGAATGTCAGCGGATCTAA
- a CDS encoding aspartate racemase gives MKTIGILGGMSWNSTADYYRLINEGVARRLGGLHSAKIVLHSFDFAEIEELQSTGRWSEAMRILADAAVSLKNAGADFLIIATNTMHKVADDIESVSGLPMIHIADAAGEEIKKRGLGRVGLLGTRFTMSEPFYRNRIIDHFAVDVLVPNHDEQEMINGVIYEELCRGKLAATSRGLCLKIIEGLIDRGAEGIVLGCTELPLLISQSDVAVPVFDTTRLHADAAVQLALS, from the coding sequence ATGAAAACTATAGGTATACTGGGCGGAATGAGTTGGAACTCAACGGCGGACTACTACCGTCTGATTAATGAAGGAGTCGCACGACGTCTGGGTGGACTCCATTCTGCGAAAATTGTCCTGCACAGCTTTGATTTTGCCGAAATTGAAGAACTACAAAGTACCGGACGGTGGTCTGAGGCCATGAGGATATTGGCTGATGCAGCGGTCAGCCTTAAGAATGCAGGTGCCGACTTTTTGATCATTGCCACCAATACGATGCACAAAGTGGCGGACGACATAGAGTCAGTTAGCGGCCTACCGATGATACATATTGCCGATGCCGCCGGAGAAGAAATCAAAAAACGAGGGTTGGGGAGGGTTGGACTGCTGGGTACCCGGTTTACCATGAGCGAGCCTTTTTACCGGAATCGGATTATTGACCATTTTGCGGTTGATGTTCTAGTTCCAAATCATGACGAACAGGAAATGATCAACGGTGTGATCTATGAAGAGCTTTGCCGTGGGAAGCTAGCGGCAACTTCACGTGGGTTATGCCTGAAAATAATCGAAGGACTGATTGACAGGGGAGCCGAAGGAATCGTCCTGGGCTGTACTGAATTACCACTCCTGATAAGCCAGTCCGACGTAGCTGTGCCAGTTTTTGATACCACAAGATTACACGCCGATGCGGCGGTACAGTTGGCGCTTTCCTGA
- the rpsU gene encoding 30S ribosomal protein S21, with protein sequence MLKRFNRKVQLDGIIRETRRRSRFEKPLTRRKRKETATRRAAIKAARKSVGRK encoded by the coding sequence ATGCTTAAGCGTTTCAACCGCAAGGTGCAGCTGGATGGCATCATTCGTGAAACACGGCGCCGCAGCCGTTTTGAAAAACCTCTTACCCGCCGCAAGCGCAAGGAAACGGCTACCCGCCGGGCAGCCATCAAAGCCGCCCGAAAATCAGTAGGTAGGAAATAA